One genomic segment of Natrononativus amylolyticus includes these proteins:
- a CDS encoding glycosyltransferase family 4 protein: MRVLNYLELEGPLERSGISTAAAHQRRALEPFSDLEIRTEPWTGGEPLRAVSRRLVRGEVPVDYDLVHCNAIGPGSVALAVHARRTGRPLILHAHVTREDFRGSFRGSTRLARPLGRYLRWLYSRADLVLCPSGQTKRVLESYPVDAPIEALTNGVDHDSLAGHERFREPARERFGLEGLVVFAVGNVFERKGLSTFCRLARRTDYEFAWFGPYDTGPQASAAVRRWTRDPPENVTFTGWVPDKRQAFGAGDVFCFPTRAENQGIAVLEAMACGKPVVLRDLPVFREYYADGVDCLMCETEAEFRDALERLAADPSLRDRLGENARETARDHRLEVVGQRLYEHYRRVLGRA, encoded by the coding sequence GTGCGCGTGCTGAACTACCTCGAACTCGAGGGCCCCCTCGAGCGAAGCGGCATCTCGACTGCGGCCGCCCACCAGCGGCGGGCCCTCGAGCCGTTCAGCGACCTCGAGATCCGAACCGAGCCGTGGACCGGCGGCGAACCGCTGCGCGCCGTTTCACGCCGGTTGGTCCGGGGCGAGGTTCCCGTCGACTACGACCTCGTCCACTGCAACGCGATCGGCCCCGGATCGGTCGCGCTCGCCGTCCACGCGAGACGGACGGGACGGCCCCTGATCCTCCACGCCCACGTCACGCGCGAGGACTTCCGGGGGAGCTTTCGCGGCTCGACGCGCCTCGCTCGCCCGCTCGGCCGGTACCTTCGGTGGCTGTACTCGCGAGCGGACCTCGTGCTGTGTCCGAGCGGCCAGACGAAACGGGTTCTCGAGTCCTACCCCGTCGACGCGCCGATCGAAGCGCTCACGAACGGCGTCGACCACGACTCCCTCGCCGGCCACGAACGGTTCCGAGAGCCGGCCAGAGAGCGGTTCGGCCTCGAGGGACTCGTCGTCTTCGCCGTCGGCAACGTCTTCGAGCGCAAGGGGCTGTCGACGTTCTGTCGGCTGGCCCGGCGGACCGATTACGAGTTCGCGTGGTTCGGCCCCTACGATACGGGTCCGCAGGCGAGCGCGGCGGTTCGCCGCTGGACGCGCGATCCCCCCGAGAACGTCACGTTCACCGGCTGGGTTCCCGACAAACGCCAGGCGTTCGGCGCTGGCGACGTCTTCTGTTTCCCCACCCGCGCCGAGAACCAGGGGATCGCCGTCCTCGAGGCGATGGCCTGTGGCAAACCCGTCGTCCTGCGGGACCTCCCGGTGTTCCGGGAGTACTACGCTGACGGCGTCGACTGTCTCATGTGCGAGACCGAGGCCGAGTTTCGAGACGCCCTCGAGCGCCTCGCCGCCGACCCGTCGCTCAGGGATCGACTCGGCGAAAACGCCCGCGAGACGGCCAGGGACCACCGCCTCGAGGTCGTCGGCCAGCGGTTGTACGAGCACTATCGCCGGGTGCTGGGGCGAGCGTGA
- a CDS encoding ribonuclease P protein component 4: protein MSVAEERLERLHELAREAAIAGEDERARYYVRLARRVAERNRLTLPRSFRRFTCDECDAYLRPGANARVRLRDGHVVITCDCGAQARYPYD, encoded by the coding sequence ATGAGCGTCGCCGAGGAGCGACTCGAACGCCTCCACGAACTGGCCCGCGAGGCCGCGATCGCGGGCGAGGACGAGCGGGCGCGCTACTACGTCCGGCTGGCCCGCCGGGTCGCCGAGCGAAATCGGCTGACGCTGCCGCGGTCGTTCCGGCGCTTTACCTGCGACGAGTGCGACGCCTACCTTCGTCCGGGCGCGAACGCCCGGGTGCGGTTGCGAGACGGCCACGTCGTGATCACCTGCGACTGCGGCGCCCAGGCGCGGTACCCGTACGACTGA
- a CDS encoding YhbY family RNA-binding protein — protein sequence MDRQELKRRAHDLDVTVWVGKGGPEAVVDELNDQLANENLVKVKFLRAARAGGSTEEKARELAEAVNADLIETRGHTAVVHR from the coding sequence ATGGACCGACAGGAACTCAAGCGCCGCGCACACGACCTCGACGTCACCGTCTGGGTCGGCAAGGGCGGCCCCGAGGCCGTCGTCGACGAACTCAACGACCAGCTCGCGAACGAGAACCTGGTCAAGGTGAAGTTCCTCCGGGCGGCTCGAGCGGGCGGCTCCACCGAGGAGAAGGCCCGAGAACTCGCCGAGGCGGTGAACGCCGACCTGATCGAAACGCGCGGACACACCGCCGTCGTACATCGATGA
- a CDS encoding mechanosensitive ion channel family protein — translation MSGVGAVAPVPLQATETLGEWLHGNAPGLEGALAETVAGVVVFALAFLALVALGRAVVVPLVRRAFDRRGLDRHAQTPLLLATRTGVLFVAIALAFGFAGFENVLVSMAGIAAAGALAVGLALQNVISNFVAGVFIYTDKPFRMGDWIEWDNGDYSGTVEDISLRVTRVRTFDNELLTVPNSVLTGGVLKNPVDGDRLRLKFVFGIGYDDDIEEATGIIVEEAKRHPDIMDDPAPSVRLTELNDSDVGLQSRIWIADPSRADFVRIKGEYVRAVKERFDEEGIDIPYPVRTLEGGLQMENPATLEAADD, via the coding sequence ATGAGCGGGGTGGGGGCGGTAGCGCCGGTACCGCTACAGGCGACCGAAACGCTCGGCGAGTGGCTCCACGGCAACGCGCCCGGCCTCGAGGGGGCTCTCGCCGAGACGGTCGCCGGCGTCGTCGTCTTCGCGCTCGCCTTTCTCGCGCTCGTCGCGCTCGGCCGCGCGGTCGTCGTTCCGCTGGTCAGGCGGGCGTTCGACCGCCGCGGACTCGATCGGCACGCCCAGACGCCGCTGCTGCTCGCGACCCGAACCGGCGTACTGTTCGTCGCGATCGCACTGGCGTTCGGCTTCGCCGGCTTCGAGAACGTCCTCGTGTCGATGGCCGGCATCGCCGCCGCCGGGGCGCTCGCGGTCGGCCTCGCTCTCCAGAACGTCATCTCGAACTTCGTCGCCGGCGTGTTCATCTACACGGACAAACCGTTTCGCATGGGCGACTGGATCGAGTGGGACAACGGCGACTACTCGGGGACCGTCGAGGACATCAGTCTTCGGGTCACTCGAGTCCGGACCTTCGACAACGAGCTGTTGACGGTTCCGAACAGCGTGCTCACCGGCGGCGTGCTCAAAAACCCCGTCGACGGAGACAGGCTCCGCCTGAAGTTCGTCTTCGGGATCGGCTACGACGACGACATCGAGGAGGCCACCGGGATCATCGTCGAGGAAGCAAAGCGACACCCCGACATCATGGACGACCCCGCGCCGTCGGTGCGACTGACGGAACTCAACGACTCCGACGTCGGCCTCCAGTCCCGGATCTGGATCGCAGATCCCTCGAGAGCCGACTTCGTGCGGATCAAAGGCGAGTACGTACGGGCGGTCAAAGAGCGGTTCGACGAGGAGGGAATCGACATCCCCTACCCCGTTCGGACGCTCGAGGGCGGCCTCCAGATGGAGAACCCGGCGACGCTCGAGGCAGCGGACGACTGA
- a CDS encoding C45 family autoproteolytic acyltransferase/hydolase has translation MQPTELTGTYREIGRQYGAILERVGFAPEPVPSEKRALVRECEPAVRTHAPGLLEELEGIATAGGWERAAILAVPLALGYESGCSVVAVSGDRTADGRPLFGRNYDFYRSFADFAELFRTVPSGRLASVGCSDHWTGRQDGINEAGLAVGHTYVPHAGLEAGVAFGLAARWVLDTCETVEEGVAFLERIPHARNTNFLLADAAGEIAVVEASPARTRVTGPSNGFAAVTNHFPSDSMVEHEPRGIDRTNSTARLTALEAWFDGTSLATIEDLQRRLGDPSSGVCVCGDDADDPVETLWSWTATLDGPEPHLAGGRPDETAYESVPVATADSRRRHPN, from the coding sequence ATGCAACCGACGGAACTGACCGGAACCTACCGCGAGATCGGTCGTCAGTACGGGGCGATCCTCGAGCGCGTCGGGTTCGCACCGGAGCCCGTCCCTTCCGAGAAACGGGCGCTCGTCCGCGAGTGCGAACCTGCCGTTCGAACCCACGCGCCCGGATTGCTCGAGGAACTCGAGGGAATCGCGACGGCGGGCGGCTGGGAGCGAGCGGCGATTCTCGCCGTCCCGCTCGCGCTCGGCTACGAGTCCGGCTGCTCGGTCGTCGCCGTCTCGGGCGACCGCACGGCCGACGGGCGGCCGCTCTTCGGGCGGAACTACGACTTTTACCGGTCGTTCGCCGACTTCGCCGAACTGTTTCGGACGGTCCCGTCCGGTCGACTGGCCAGCGTCGGCTGCTCGGATCACTGGACCGGGCGTCAGGACGGCATCAACGAGGCCGGGCTGGCCGTCGGCCACACCTACGTTCCCCACGCTGGGCTCGAGGCCGGCGTCGCCTTCGGACTGGCGGCGAGGTGGGTCCTCGATACGTGCGAGACGGTCGAAGAGGGAGTCGCGTTCCTCGAGCGGATTCCCCACGCTCGCAACACGAATTTTCTGCTCGCCGACGCGGCGGGCGAGATCGCCGTCGTCGAGGCGAGCCCGGCGCGAACCCGTGTCACGGGGCCCTCGAACGGGTTCGCCGCCGTGACGAACCACTTCCCCTCCGACTCGATGGTCGAACACGAGCCTCGCGGAATCGATCGGACGAACAGCACCGCTCGCCTCACGGCCCTCGAGGCCTGGTTCGACGGGACCTCGCTGGCGACGATCGAAGACCTCCAGCGACGGCTCGGAGACCCCTCGAGCGGCGTCTGCGTCTGTGGCGACGACGCCGACGACCCGGTCGAAACGCTCTGGTCGTGGACGGCGACGCTCGACGGACCGGAGCCGCACCTCGCCGGTGGCCGGCCGGACGAAACCGCCTACGAATCGGTTCCGGTGGCGACAGCCGACAGTCGGCGACGCCACCCGAATTGA
- a CDS encoding DUF7548 family protein — MRPEQRPPTAGIVASISYLVVVFVPYVLLSETEAAALPTYYDFGLAGPQFLAVLPLVGLVLFAAGRQQRTEPDYVAGLTLVLGMVLTALIAIWAISVPENVVLSIGEASWLEYHRWLVLLAGLAMVACSLWYAKSLELL; from the coding sequence ATGCGTCCCGAGCAACGGCCGCCCACCGCCGGCATCGTCGCCTCGATCTCCTATCTCGTCGTGGTCTTCGTTCCGTACGTCCTCCTCAGTGAGACGGAAGCCGCTGCACTCCCCACCTACTACGACTTCGGTCTCGCGGGACCGCAGTTCCTCGCGGTGTTGCCCCTCGTCGGACTCGTCCTGTTCGCCGCCGGGCGACAGCAGCGAACCGAGCCCGACTACGTCGCGGGGTTGACCCTCGTCCTCGGGATGGTGCTCACCGCCCTGATCGCGATCTGGGCGATTTCGGTCCCCGAAAACGTCGTCCTCAGCATCGGCGAGGCGTCCTGGCTCGAGTACCACCGCTGGCTCGTTCTTCTCGCCGGGCTCGCGATGGTCGCCTGCTCGCTGTGGTACGCGAAGAGCCTCGAGTTGCTGTAG
- a CDS encoding DUF5798 family protein has protein sequence MGLGSTAKKIQLVSDRAEQMYKQVQELQGRIVNLEEEVDDTHDTVKKMDHQLTEQRALLLALAEERGLDGEEILAEVAIDDLDDADDAAETAEETTDESSAPSGE, from the coding sequence ATGGGACTCGGCAGCACTGCCAAAAAGATCCAGCTGGTTTCCGACCGCGCAGAACAGATGTACAAGCAGGTCCAGGAGCTCCAGGGACGGATCGTCAACCTCGAGGAGGAGGTCGACGACACCCACGACACCGTCAAGAAGATGGACCACCAGCTCACCGAACAGCGGGCACTGTTGCTCGCGCTAGCCGAAGAACGGGGCCTCGACGGCGAGGAGATCCTCGCGGAGGTCGCTATCGACGACCTCGACGACGCCGACGACGCGGCCGAGACGGCAGAAGAGACGACCGATGAGTCTTCCGCTCCGAGCGGCGAGTAA
- a CDS encoding PLP-dependent cysteine synthase family protein — MTTHERPLDSVLETIGETPLVRIHDAPAGVPVYAKLESFNPGASVKDRIGKYMLERMLERGDLAAGGTVVEPTAGNTGIGLAVAAEQLGVDAIFVVPERFSVEKQQLMAALGAEIINTPTDDGMGGAIERAHELAEELEDAVVPQQFANPLNTEAHYETTGPEIYEALDGDVGAVVAGCGTAGTLMGIARYAREQDAETYVAAVEPEGSLYGEFLGEEREEGEYKIEGIGTHNTDTNELFDPALVDEVFAVPDRRAHEELARLAREEGHLVASSAGAASVAARHVATKIADGEIDAPYESVVTVFPDSSERYLSKGIYRSFEEWDG, encoded by the coding sequence ATGACGACCCACGAGCGACCGTTGGACTCGGTGCTCGAGACCATCGGCGAGACGCCGCTGGTCCGAATCCACGACGCGCCGGCCGGCGTGCCGGTGTACGCGAAACTCGAGTCGTTCAACCCCGGAGCGAGCGTCAAAGACCGTATCGGGAAGTACATGCTCGAGCGGATGCTCGAGCGCGGCGATCTCGCGGCCGGCGGGACGGTCGTCGAGCCGACCGCGGGTAACACGGGGATCGGACTGGCGGTCGCGGCCGAGCAACTCGGCGTCGACGCGATCTTCGTCGTGCCGGAGCGATTCAGCGTCGAAAAACAGCAACTCATGGCCGCGCTGGGCGCGGAGATTATCAACACGCCGACGGACGACGGGATGGGCGGCGCGATCGAGCGGGCCCACGAACTCGCCGAGGAACTCGAGGACGCCGTCGTCCCCCAGCAGTTCGCGAATCCGCTGAACACCGAAGCTCACTACGAGACGACCGGACCGGAGATCTACGAGGCGCTCGACGGCGACGTTGGCGCGGTCGTCGCCGGCTGTGGGACCGCCGGGACACTCATGGGAATCGCCCGCTACGCGAGAGAGCAAGACGCCGAGACGTACGTCGCGGCGGTCGAACCCGAGGGATCGCTGTACGGCGAGTTCCTCGGCGAAGAGCGGGAGGAAGGTGAGTACAAGATCGAGGGTATCGGCACCCACAACACCGACACGAACGAGCTGTTCGATCCGGCGCTCGTCGACGAGGTGTTCGCGGTTCCCGACCGCCGGGCCCACGAGGAACTCGCACGTCTCGCCCGCGAGGAGGGCCACCTCGTCGCCTCGAGCGCTGGCGCTGCGAGCGTCGCCGCACGGCACGTGGCGACGAAGATCGCCGACGGCGAGATCGACGCCCCCTACGAGTCCGTGGTGACGGTGTTCCCCGACTCGAGCGAGCGCTACCTCTCGAAAGGTATCTACCGCTCGTTCGAGGAGTGGGACGGGTAG
- a CDS encoding RAD55 family ATPase, which produces MYELPPILEEAEVKPGTNVLVAGPPLAGKRELALDVLASGAERGDGSIVVTTKDDASSILRTFGETVEHLEGEVPRVGVVDCVTKQRGGTLEDDLRVKYAASPVDMTGIGISVSEFLQEFYEVHGRTKNRILLSSISTLLMYADLQAVFRFLHVFTGRVQSANGLGVYVIDSTSHDDRTMNTLTQLFDAIVEVEAGSETKPTIRTAGRSP; this is translated from the coding sequence ATGTATGAACTCCCACCAATCCTGGAAGAGGCCGAGGTCAAACCCGGGACGAACGTCCTCGTCGCGGGCCCACCGCTGGCCGGGAAGCGAGAGCTCGCACTCGACGTACTCGCGAGCGGTGCCGAACGCGGGGATGGATCGATCGTCGTGACGACGAAAGACGACGCGAGTTCGATCCTGAGGACGTTCGGCGAAACCGTCGAGCATCTCGAGGGTGAGGTCCCTCGCGTCGGCGTCGTCGACTGCGTAACCAAACAGCGAGGCGGCACGCTCGAGGACGACCTCCGGGTGAAGTATGCGGCCTCGCCCGTCGATATGACCGGTATCGGAATCAGCGTCTCGGAGTTCCTCCAGGAGTTCTACGAGGTGCACGGGCGGACGAAGAACCGGATTCTACTCAGTTCGATCTCGACGCTTCTGATGTACGCCGATCTGCAGGCGGTGTTTCGGTTCTTGCACGTGTTTACCGGACGGGTCCAGAGCGCGAACGGCCTCGGCGTCTACGTGATCGATTCGACGTCCCACGACGACCGGACGATGAACACCCTGACACAGCTGTTCGACGCGATCGTCGAGGTCGAAGCGGGATCGGAGACGAAGCCGACGATCCGGACCGCGGGTCGCTCACCGTAG
- a CDS encoding geranylgeranylglycerol-phosphate geranylgeranyltransferase, with translation MSVGETARGLLELARPVNVVAASVLTFIGAFIAGGLTAYPLAVGAAIGATAFAVGAGNAINDYFDREIDRINQPDRAIPRGAVSPRGALVYSVCLFAVAVALALTLPRVAIAIAGVNLLALVTYTKLFKGLPGLGNALVAGLVGSTFLFGAAAVGNVGPAVVLFVLAAVSTLTREIIKDVEDIEGDREEGLNTLPIAIGERRALLVATGLLVLAVLASPAPYLLGYFETAYLLVVLPANAVMVYAAYESFEDPTAGQSHLKYGMFLAALAFIVGRVATELPSL, from the coding sequence ATGAGTGTGGGGGAGACGGCGCGCGGATTACTCGAGTTGGCGCGGCCGGTCAACGTCGTTGCGGCGAGCGTGCTGACGTTCATCGGTGCGTTCATCGCGGGGGGACTCACCGCGTATCCGCTCGCAGTCGGGGCAGCGATCGGGGCGACCGCCTTCGCGGTCGGGGCGGGGAACGCGATCAACGACTACTTCGACCGCGAGATCGACCGGATCAACCAGCCCGATCGTGCGATTCCCCGAGGGGCGGTAAGCCCACGGGGTGCACTGGTTTACAGCGTCTGTCTGTTCGCCGTCGCAGTGGCACTGGCGCTGACGCTCCCTCGAGTCGCGATCGCCATCGCCGGAGTCAATCTGCTCGCACTGGTCACGTACACGAAGCTCTTCAAGGGATTGCCAGGCCTCGGAAACGCGCTCGTCGCCGGTCTCGTCGGGAGTACGTTCCTGTTCGGTGCGGCGGCCGTGGGCAACGTCGGGCCAGCGGTCGTTCTGTTCGTCCTCGCGGCGGTATCGACGCTGACCCGGGAGATCATCAAAGACGTCGAAGATATCGAGGGAGACCGCGAGGAGGGGCTAAACACGCTTCCCATCGCAATCGGCGAGCGGCGGGCGTTACTCGTCGCGACCGGTCTGCTCGTCCTCGCCGTGCTCGCGAGCCCGGCACCGTATCTTCTCGGGTACTTCGAGACCGCGTATCTGCTCGTCGTGCTTCCGGCGAACGCGGTGATGGTGTACGCCGCCTACGAGAGCTTCGAGGACCCGACGGCCGGTCAGTCGCATCTGAAGTACGGAATGTTTCTCGCCGCGCTCGCGTTTATCGTGGGTCGGGTTGCGACCGAGTTGCCGTCGCTCTGA
- a CDS encoding DUF7511 domain-containing protein, giving the protein MTVTEFPVGAADADESPAALELLVDDDVWTIVPAEATGDERMTHWISVPGEVLCDLREWR; this is encoded by the coding sequence ATGACTGTAACAGAGTTTCCGGTCGGAGCCGCCGATGCCGACGAGTCGCCCGCCGCCCTCGAGTTACTCGTCGACGACGACGTCTGGACGATCGTCCCGGCCGAAGCGACCGGGGACGAGCGAATGACTCACTGGATCTCCGTTCCCGGCGAGGTCCTCTGTGATCTGCGAGAGTGGCGCTGA
- a CDS encoding helix-turn-helix domain-containing protein, whose protein sequence is MGEQAPTWLEIEITHPDCWTLEVTEHADVELLSQQVNQVKDDTVKGYFIASGKSVTEVDRMIDDVERSDLTEKMYSLESAAGNEIVTAQGKNNQGFVVEYNSNNSITSTLVDQGFLVQRPVRIHDGVENWTVISTGQRTKIRNKIAYIRDQMDATVNIKRISTGNLAGTGSSVGPDLTARQREVFEHAQTRGYYAWPREVTAKELARDLDITKTTLLEHLHKAESKLLGPHE, encoded by the coding sequence ATGGGTGAACAGGCACCAACCTGGCTCGAAATCGAAATTACTCATCCGGATTGTTGGACTCTGGAGGTTACCGAGCACGCCGACGTTGAGTTGCTGAGTCAGCAGGTCAATCAGGTGAAAGACGACACTGTCAAAGGCTACTTCATTGCTAGTGGAAAGTCAGTCACGGAGGTCGATAGGATGATTGACGACGTCGAACGATCGGATTTGACCGAGAAAATGTACTCGCTTGAGAGCGCAGCTGGAAACGAGATCGTCACGGCCCAGGGAAAGAATAACCAGGGATTCGTCGTTGAGTACAATTCGAATAACAGCATCACGAGTACGCTGGTCGACCAGGGGTTTCTCGTCCAGCGGCCAGTTCGAATCCACGATGGCGTTGAGAACTGGACAGTCATCTCAACGGGGCAACGAACGAAGATCCGCAACAAGATCGCATATATACGAGACCAAATGGATGCCACCGTGAACATCAAGCGGATCTCTACGGGTAACTTGGCCGGGACGGGGTCATCCGTAGGACCTGATCTAACCGCTCGACAACGGGAGGTGTTCGAACACGCACAGACCCGGGGATACTACGCATGGCCACGGGAGGTAACGGCCAAAGAACTCGCCAGAGATCTCGATATCACGAAAACGACGCTCCTCGAACATCTCCATAAAGCGGAGTCGAAACTACTCGGTCCGCACGAGTAA
- a CDS encoding ABC transporter substrate-binding protein, translated as MSTNTGFGDTVSRRRFLYATGSAAGAAAIAGCSGDDPEALENGDDDQPDVDGPDEEDGKVFRGINDQPDTLDPAAVSTVAGRQVFYQILETLVHHPNAEPQIEGMLAEDYELSDDGMTITLDLVEGVEFSDGRELTADDVVYTFERVAGGEESTESSTMLDDLGVVHETETVEEEGEEFDDYVAGSAGVTAVDEYTVEIELEEQFHMPFEFLAQHTFSILPEGYVGDVEGYDGEVDYEDFAQGDLVGTGPFVFDEWQPGSHIQISARNDYWGDGPEIQGAHWALTDDGNASEAYALALNSDQVSLTSGTMDRDLIEIEGTDDEGREYGTYGPIEDNGETVDYYRTAELNTYYLCFNLDRVPREVREAFAYAIDRQQFVEEAMDSPNDPGIHHFAPSIFPGGVEEAEAHAEENWPYGYREMGLDRAVQIMEDAGYDDDNLFEIELTTYPASGDLGEYLRDILRAAHIETSVSPTDVSVLLEQASNGQLDAFISNNTGQASPYTFVDRYTPTYWEGNDDDWRGSMWIPEEYETAQRARDAWNEINDNLGPSEEEEQNRAEAYLEIEEANWEEIVRIPMYYLTSEHMHYEWVDRPRIGSLRRHYQRLNTVEIGERP; from the coding sequence ATGAGTACCAATACCGGTTTCGGAGATACCGTTTCTCGACGAAGGTTCCTGTACGCGACTGGTAGCGCCGCGGGGGCGGCAGCGATCGCCGGGTGCTCCGGAGATGACCCGGAAGCTCTAGAGAATGGCGACGATGACCAACCCGATGTCGACGGCCCCGACGAAGAAGACGGAAAGGTGTTTCGGGGGATCAACGATCAACCGGATACACTGGATCCTGCCGCAGTGAGCACTGTCGCCGGGCGACAAGTGTTCTACCAAATTCTCGAAACGCTCGTCCATCATCCGAACGCAGAACCGCAAATCGAGGGGATGCTCGCGGAGGATTACGAACTATCCGACGACGGCATGACGATCACTCTCGATCTCGTTGAAGGCGTGGAGTTCTCGGACGGTCGAGAACTGACCGCAGACGACGTCGTGTACACGTTCGAGCGGGTCGCCGGCGGCGAGGAATCGACGGAGAGTTCAACAATGCTCGATGATCTCGGTGTCGTCCACGAAACGGAGACTGTCGAAGAAGAGGGCGAAGAGTTCGATGATTACGTCGCCGGCAGTGCGGGTGTCACCGCAGTTGACGAGTACACGGTCGAGATAGAGCTCGAAGAACAGTTCCACATGCCGTTCGAGTTCCTGGCTCAACATACATTCAGCATCCTTCCGGAAGGGTACGTCGGTGACGTTGAGGGATACGATGGTGAGGTGGACTACGAAGACTTCGCGCAGGGTGACCTCGTCGGAACGGGACCGTTCGTGTTTGACGAGTGGCAGCCCGGTTCGCACATTCAGATTTCTGCACGCAACGATTACTGGGGCGACGGCCCCGAGATCCAGGGCGCCCATTGGGCACTCACAGACGACGGAAACGCGTCAGAGGCGTACGCCCTAGCCCTGAACTCCGATCAGGTCTCACTGACGTCCGGGACAATGGATCGAGATCTGATCGAGATCGAAGGAACGGACGATGAGGGGAGAGAGTACGGAACGTACGGTCCGATCGAAGACAACGGGGAGACCGTCGACTACTACCGGACGGCTGAGTTGAACACGTACTACCTCTGTTTCAACCTGGATCGAGTTCCCCGTGAAGTCCGGGAAGCGTTCGCATACGCTATCGATCGTCAACAATTCGTCGAAGAAGCGATGGACTCCCCTAACGATCCCGGGATTCACCATTTCGCGCCCTCTATCTTTCCGGGCGGTGTCGAGGAAGCCGAAGCCCACGCGGAAGAGAACTGGCCGTACGGCTACCGTGAAATGGGCCTTGACAGGGCAGTCCAGATCATGGAGGATGCGGGGTACGACGATGACAATCTGTTCGAGATCGAACTCACGACCTATCCGGCGAGTGGGGATCTCGGGGAGTACCTCCGAGACATTTTGCGGGCGGCACACATCGAAACGTCGGTCTCACCCACGGACGTTTCAGTGCTGCTCGAGCAGGCCAGCAACGGACAACTCGACGCGTTCATTTCGAACAACACCGGGCAGGCGAGTCCGTATACGTTCGTCGACCGCTACACCCCAACGTACTGGGAGGGAAACGATGACGACTGGCGAGGGTCGATGTGGATCCCCGAAGAGTACGAGACGGCCCAGCGTGCGCGCGATGCATGGAACGAGATCAACGACAATCTCGGTCCCTCGGAAGAAGAAGAGCAGAACCGCGCCGAGGCGTATCTGGAAATCGAGGAGGCGAACTGGGAGGAGATCGTTCGCATCCCGATGTACTATCTGACCAGCGAACACATGCACTATGAGTGGGTCGATCGGCCACGAATCGGCTCGCTCCGGCGTCACTACCAGCGACTCAATACGGTCGAGATAGGCGAGCGACCGTAA